One segment of Pempheris klunzingeri isolate RE-2024b chromosome 20, fPemKlu1.hap1, whole genome shotgun sequence DNA contains the following:
- the LOC139220181 gene encoding breast cancer type 1 susceptibility protein homolog: MKTMKATDIKKGISVLWETLQCPICLDLMTAPVSTKCDHQFCKFCMTKLLDNTKQNKANCPVCKAKITKRSLQESPGFQRLVVGLQDMIQAYERDTGTNYFTGMSQQKGQSEATHAEATKHGYDISGDAPGTEHNNVENDDDLPRSHSSTIAAQNGFARLMGLEDTSPLTTENEGLDSGLGEAPPTCDKRMHSPTENLELMETEMSENAEKATHKTIDKIRFSKLEKAPPCPLLTPEETEHPPLRKSSRKKQKKDLESDKILEQKQRKSREKVAEWLMKVPTEGSLESERPHEDTDDSNSCSSTSTIDIKQHSSDANPRREDRAKALEEQVFGVVYKRERRGNRINSAPHNVYVKPPTIKQTKTAETVSKRKNKNTLSHADFAQKSSSGDTSESDVEGEQQMLEEVKDTSSDICKEAEQMEVIGENDTDKYGEELNNLPESERNDNKDEVPSPASDIGQQQPERRSKKRTMNTLQQVDSELQEQAETKSEGTEQKKTGKRKGKNIKSQKGKPARVPKPLVLVGVQNGETSPKTRLMSEEVQVHIENYPSSEDQDVPTTRSIRRSRRLQVFSEEVREGHKKAKLKASISEKDSNGVKQPEDAKGAALDDTASPQKGNMVKAAERNGCIYDQDLGGIENMESVERTADLRPTEDAEVPNAQTLPEASAACYTPVVPNTTSQTEPDVINPTLESENPTNSFPSNSQLEAFACETEDKNDSEMDTEQLLRSFKATKRKSFHLGGPNVKQSRSLDQENVQKCEKVQINQKITNQEASANNEKSSCSDLISPSPVQTRKRDVEKPDNVVLKASTPDSFCSVQDDASDDCVSRTSVSSALTPNKVSKRESPDFSVVPQVVDSGLCFTAVGHERLNEPSVCSQATEKQLDRTMRDGGVGEIRDSISVHNSAASGKHSVNTADHFLSAESSLTPDGLGPPAAQIVHDVKAHSDVASGEVSAHSSITSMPRKRGRAQRLQSSSESECSGEELPTLNEIFGTSSPPSAVPQDQGGSSDANRCRGVRAGGAKQLSRPPACHSPDCVNSSQASVDLFGTPDECDIPVNDPGVSMESSQFSSEVLVTQQKIEMQKELVRLEKLMALVSEVLQEKEDGSVKEVPSKTNQSSKTTGSNTHRSSLLCNQDTGQGSDRKAASGAECEPGTRLSDGKEATGPSVSKHAEMAVVQHSTHTGPSVKSAGASKALNSSPAAKTLKNNASPSKGQEDKENSTPLRDRSKAKMVLVSSGLGPDEQVMVKKFAKRIGARVVSQVTPEVTHIIMHTDEHLVCERTLKYFLGIAGRKWVVSFQWISECFKQKKLLDESVFEVRGDVVNGPNHQGPARARGTEDDHLLMKGYKICFQGPFTDMSTDEMEWMVELCGAAVVKGPLLLDSKQTSHQLVIVQPGSSSATYSNLSRQATVVTRGWLLDTVATYTLQSYNKYTT, translated from the exons ATGAAAACCATGAAGGCCACAGATATCAAAAAGGGGATTTCAGTCCTTTGGGAGACTCTGCAGTGTCCCATATG CTTGGATTTAATGACTGCACCTGTATCTACCAAGTGCGATCATCAGTTTTGCAA ATTTTGTATGACAAAACTTTTGGAcaacaccaaacaaaacaagGCCAACTGTCCAGTGTGTAAAGCCAAGATAACCAAGAG GAGCTTGCAGGAGAGTCCTGGGTTTCAGAGACTTGTTGTGGGATTGCAGGACATGATACAGGCATATGAGCGTGACACTGGCACAAACT ACTTTACTGGAATGTCCCAGCAAAAAGGACAATCAGA AGCCACACATGCTGAAGCTACAAAACATGGTTATGATATATCTGGAGATGCACCCGGTACTGAGCATAACAACGTAGAAAATGACGATGATCTTCCAAGGTCTCACTCATCAACCATAGCAG cCCAGAATGGATTTGCAAGACTTATGGGGCTTGAAGACACAAGTCCTTTGACAACGGAAAATGAAGGCCTGGACAGTGGTCTTGGGGAAGCCCCACCAACTTGTGACAAGAGAATGCACAGCCCTACAGAAAATTTGGAGCTAATGGaaactgaaatgtcagaaaacgcAGAAAAGGCAACACACAAAACTATAGACAAAATAAGATTTTCCAAATTGGAGAAAGCCCCCCCATGTCCATTATTAACTCCAGAGGAGACAGAACATCCACCTTTAAGAAAGTCCTCAaggaagaagcagaaaaaggaTTTGGAGTCTGATAAGATTCTtgagcagaaacagaggaaaagtcGAGAGAAAGTCGCTGAGTGGCTCATGAAAGTTCCAACTGAAGGAAGTCTGGAGTCAGAGAGACCCCATGAAGACACCGATGACTCAAACAGCTGTTCTTCCACTTCAACGATAGACATCAAGCAGCACAGCAGTGATGCGAATCCAAGGAGGGAAGATCGCGCTAAAGCCCTTGAAGAGCAGGTGTTCGGGGTCGTCTACAAACGAGAGAGAAGAGGGAACAGGATCAACTCTGCTCCACATAATGTTTACGTCAAGCCACCAACAATCAAACAAACCAAGACGGCTGAAACAGTTTCcaaaagaaagaacaagaacaCCCTCAGCCATGCTGATTTTGCACAGAAATCCAGCTCTGGAGATACAAGTGAAAGTGACGTGGAGGGAGAGCAACAAATGTTAGAAGAAGTTAAAGACACCAGTAGTGACATTTGTAAAGAAGCAGAACAAATGGAGGTCATAGGGGAAAATGATACAGACAAATATGGGGAAGAGTTGAACAACTTGccagaaagtgagagaaatgaTAACAAAGATGAGGTTCCCAGTCCTGCATCTGATATTGGACAACAGCAACCGGAGAGAAGGTCAAAGAAAAGGACCATGAACACTCTGCAACAGGTTGACAGTGAATTGCAAGAGCAAGCTGAGACGAAGTCAGAAGGCACTGAGCAAAAGAAAACTGGCAAGAGGAAAGGTAAAAACATAAAGTCGCAGAAAGGCAAGCCTGCTAGAGTGCCGAAACCACTTGTTCTGGTTGGAGTTCAAAATGGAGAAACCAGTCCCAAGACTAGACTAATGTCGGAAGAAGTTCAAGTTCATATTGAGAATTACCCAAGCAGCGAGGACCAGGACGTCCCCACCACGAGGAGCATCAGGAGAAGTAGGCGACTTCAAGTCTTTTCTGAGGAGGTCCGAGAAGGTCACAAGAAAGCAAAGTTGAAAGCCAGTATATCTGAAAAAGACAGCAATGGTGTGAAGCAACCTGAGGATGCTAAAGGTGCAGCACTGGATGATACAGCATCACCACAGAAAGGGAACATGGTAAAGGCGGCTGAAAGAAATGGATGTATTTATGATCAAGATTTAGGAGGAATTGAAAACATGGAGTCTGTAGAGAGGACAGCTGATCTGAGACCAACAGAAGATGCTGAAGTGCCAAATGCTCAAACTTTGCCTGAAGCCAGTGCTGCTTGTTATACCCCTGTTGTCCCAAACACTACGAGTCAAACTGAACCAGATGTGATAAACCCAACACTTGAAAGTGAAAATCCAACAAATTCATTCCCAAGTAACAGTCAGTTGGAAGCCTTCGCTTGCGAGACGGAGGATAAGAACGACAGCGAGATGGACACAGAGCAACTGCTCAGGAGCTTCAAAGCCACTAAAAGGAAATCTTTCCATCTTGGCGGCCCAAATGTGAAACAGAGCCGTAGTTTAGACCAGgaaaatgtgcagaaatgtgaaaaagttcAGATAAATCAAAAGATCACCAACCAAGAGGCATCAGCAAACAACGAAAAGTCGTCTTGTAGTGATTTGATCTCCCCTTCACCCGTCCAGACAAGAAAAAGAGATGTTGAGAAACCAGATAATGTGGTGTTGAAGGCCTCGACCCCTGATAGCTTTTGTTCAGTTCAGGATGACGCTAGTGACGACTGTGTCTCCAGGACTAGTGTTAGTAGTGCCCTCACTCCTAATAAAGTGTCAAAACGTGAAAGTCCTGATTTTTCAGTTGTCCCTCAAGTAGTGGATTCTGGGCTCTGCTTCACAGCCGTTGGACATGAGAGGCTGAATGAACCTTCAGTGTGTTCTCAAGCCACAGAAAAGCAGCTTGATCGCACCATGAGGGATGGCGGTGTGGGCGAGATAAGAGACAGCATTTCAGTGCACAATTCAGCTGCCAGTGGAAAACATTCGGTCAACACAGCTGACCATTTTTTAAGCGCAGAGAGCTCTTTAACTCCTGATGGCCTCGGACCACCAGCTGCACAAATCGTCCACGATGTTAAGGCGCACAGCGACGTTGCCAGTGGAGAGGTCAGTGCCCACTCCTCCATCACGAGCATGCCCAGGAAGAGGGGCAGGGCCCAGAGGCTCCAGTCTTCATCCGAGTCAGAGTGCAGTGGAGAGGAGCTGCCAACTTTGAATGAAATATTCGGAACatcatctcctccctctgctgtgcCCCAGGATCAGGGAGGCTCCAGTGATGCTAACAGATGCCGGGGTGTTAGAGCTGGTGGAGCAAAACAGTTGAGCCGTCCACCTGCGTGCCACAGTCCTGACTGTGTTAATTCCAGCCAAGCGTCTGTGGATTTGTTTGGCACGCCAGATGAAT GTGATATCCCAGTAAATGACCCCGGCGTTTCCATGGAATCATCACAATTTTCAAGCGAAGTCCTTGTTACACAG caAAAGATTGAGATGCAGAAGGAGCTGGTGAGGTTGGAGAAGCTGATGGCTCTGGTGTCGGAGGTGCTTCAGGAGAAAGAAGACGGTTCTGTCAAAGAAGTTCCCtcaaaaacaaatcagagcAGCAAAACCACAG gctcaAACACTCACAGATCCTCCCTCCTGTGCAACCAGGATACAGGCCAAGGCTCAGACCG GAAAGCTGCATCAGGAGCAGAGTGCGAGCCCGGCACAAGACTGTCCGATGGCAAAGAGGCCACCGGGCCCAGTGTGTCGAAGCATGCAGAGATGG cagtaGTGCAGCACTCCACTCACACAGGGCCGAGTGTTAAAAGCGCAGGAGCCTCCAAGGCGCTTAACTCAAGTCCAGCAGCCAAAACCTTGAAGAACAATGCTTCACCATCAAAAGGgcaagaagacaaagaaaacagcactCCTCTGAGAGACAGAAGTAAAGCTAAGATGGTTCTAGTGTCATCTGGATTAGGCCCCGACGAACAG GTAATGGTGAAAAAGTTTGCCAAGCGAATTGGTGCTCGTGTGGTTTCCCAGGTAACGCCAGAGGTGACCCATATCATAATGCACACAG ATGAACACCTGGTATGCGAACGCACGCTGAAGTACTTCCTCGGCATCGCAGGCAGGAAGTGGGTGGTGAGCTTCCAGT GGATTTCAGAGTGcttcaaacaaaagaaactcTTAGATGAG AGTGTCTTTGAAGTGAGAGGTGACGTGGTGAATGGCCCCAACCACCAGGGCCCTGCGAGAGCTCGTGGCACTGAAGACGATCAC ttgctCATGAAGGGCTACAAGATCTGCTTCCAAGGGCCTTTTACAGACATGAGTACAG aTGAAATGGAGTGGATGGTGGAGCTCTGTGGAGCAGCTGTAGTCAAAGGTCCTCTTCTCCTCGACAGTAAACAG ACGTCCCATCAGCTGGTCATTGTGCAGCCTGGATCGTCATCGGCCACATACAGCA ATCTCTCTAGACAGGCTACAGTTGTGACACGCGGTTGGCTGTTGGATACCGTGGCAACCTACACCCTCCAGAGCTACAACAAGTACACAACATGA